A genomic segment from Pseudokineococcus lusitanus encodes:
- the sucC gene encoding ADP-forming succinate--CoA ligase subunit beta: MDLFEYQARDVFERHGVPVLRGVVATTPAEARAAAEELGGGVVVVKAQVKTGGRGKAGGVKVAKGPEEAQAHAEAILGMDIKGHTVHRVMVAEGASIADEYYFSLLLDRAQRRLLAMASVEGGMEIEQLAVERPEALARVAVDPRTGIDRAKAEEIADAAGFSGDVRDQVVEVFQQLWTVYREEDATLVEVNPLVRTESGDVVALDGKVTLDENAGFRHPDHGQLEGAEASDPLEAKAAAKGLNYVKLDGEVGIIGNGAGLVMSTLDVVAYAGEAHGVKPANFLDIGGGASAQVMADGLDVILGDDQVRSVFVNVFGGITACDAVADGIVKALGILGDAATKPLVVRLDGNNVVEGRRILDEAAHPLVTLVDTMDGAAAKAAELAAAAK, from the coding sequence GTGGACCTCTTCGAGTACCAGGCCCGCGACGTGTTCGAGCGTCACGGCGTCCCCGTGCTGCGCGGGGTCGTCGCGACGACGCCCGCGGAGGCCCGGGCCGCCGCGGAGGAGCTCGGCGGCGGGGTCGTCGTCGTCAAGGCCCAGGTCAAGACCGGGGGCCGCGGCAAGGCCGGCGGCGTCAAGGTGGCCAAGGGCCCCGAGGAGGCGCAGGCGCACGCCGAGGCGATCCTCGGCATGGACATCAAGGGCCACACCGTGCACCGCGTCATGGTGGCCGAGGGCGCCTCGATCGCCGACGAGTACTACTTCTCCCTCCTGCTCGACCGCGCGCAGCGCCGGCTCCTGGCCATGGCGTCCGTCGAGGGCGGCATGGAGATCGAGCAGCTGGCCGTCGAGCGCCCCGAGGCGCTGGCCCGCGTGGCCGTCGACCCGCGCACGGGCATCGACCGGGCCAAGGCCGAGGAGATCGCCGACGCGGCGGGCTTCTCCGGCGACGTCCGCGACCAGGTCGTGGAGGTCTTCCAGCAGCTCTGGACGGTCTACCGCGAGGAGGACGCCACCCTCGTCGAGGTCAACCCGCTGGTCCGCACCGAGTCCGGCGACGTCGTCGCCCTCGACGGCAAGGTGACGCTCGACGAGAACGCCGGCTTCCGGCACCCCGACCACGGGCAGCTCGAGGGCGCCGAGGCCTCCGACCCGCTGGAGGCGAAGGCCGCGGCCAAGGGCCTCAACTACGTCAAGCTCGACGGCGAGGTCGGCATCATCGGCAACGGCGCGGGGCTCGTCATGAGCACGCTCGACGTCGTCGCCTACGCCGGCGAGGCGCACGGCGTGAAGCCCGCCAACTTCCTCGACATCGGCGGCGGCGCCTCGGCGCAGGTCATGGCCGACGGCCTCGACGTCATCCTCGGCGACGACCAGGTCCGCAGCGTCTTCGTCAACGTCTTCGGCGGCATCACCGCGTGCGACGCGGTGGCCGACGGCATCGTCAAGGCCCTCGGCATCCTCGGCGACGCCGCCACGAAGCCGCTGGTCGTGCGCCTCGACGGCAACAACGTCGTCGAGGGACGGCGCATCCTCGACGAGGCGGCCCACCCGCTGGTCACGCTCGTCGACACCATGGACGGGGCCGCCGCGAAGGCGGCCGAGCTCGCGGCCGCCGCGAAGTAA
- a CDS encoding FdhF/YdeP family oxidoreductase — translation MATDAPVQDIDGLEIERGHIHSKAAGATAVAVALSRSVEQMGVVRTARTLARLNQVDGFDCTSCAWPDPATGERHLAEFCENGAKAVAEEATLRRIGPEFFARHSISELAGRTDYWLGQQGRLTHPVVKRAGSDHYEAISWDDAFALVADRLAGLGSPDEAVFYTSGRTSNEAAFLYQTMIRAYGTNNLPDCSNMCHESTSVALAETIGIGKGSVSLKDVQEAGLVVIAGQNPGTNHPRMLSALEIAKKNGAKILAVNPLPETGLMGFKNPQHVGGVVKGVDLADEYLPIRIGGDMALWQAVGHLLLRWDSESRAAGGPGVVDHDFLAQHTVGFESYAEGVRDLDWDLVDRATGLSREQVVRAAEMFRDSPATVVCWAMGVTQHRHAVATIKEIVNVCMLKGDIGRPGAGLCPVRGHSNVQGDRTMGIWEKVPDHFLDALGEEFGFEPPRKHGHDTVDSIRALRDGEAHVFFAMGGNFVAAAPDTDVVEAAMRKARLTVQVSTKLNHSHAVCGEEALILPVLGRTERDLTGGREQAITVEDSMSAVHASRGRLAPASPHLRSEVDVVCSLGEALAARLADRPGAGNGAALAGIDWAGFRSDYTNVRRSIARVVPSAAAYAEKVERPGGFVLPHPPRDSRTFPTKEGKAVMTTSPLDLLEVPEGKLLLQTLRSHDQFNTTIYGLDDRYRGIKLARRVVMMNEADIAAHGLVDGQVVDIASHWEGEDDRWARDFRVVAYPTPVGCVASYYPESNPLVPLSSTAEGSNSPTSKSVVVSLHPARSGGRHQGTDGEMRDTGDSMDGHARRDDVQPHVPS, via the coding sequence ATGGCGACCGACGCACCCGTGCAGGACATCGACGGCCTCGAGATCGAGCGCGGTCACATCCACTCCAAGGCGGCCGGTGCCACGGCCGTCGCCGTGGCGCTCAGCCGCTCCGTCGAGCAGATGGGCGTCGTCCGCACGGCCCGCACGCTGGCCCGCCTCAACCAGGTGGACGGCTTCGACTGCACGAGCTGCGCCTGGCCCGACCCGGCCACCGGCGAGCGGCACCTCGCGGAGTTCTGCGAGAACGGCGCCAAGGCCGTCGCCGAGGAGGCGACGCTGCGCCGCATCGGCCCCGAGTTCTTCGCCCGCCACAGCATCTCCGAGCTGGCGGGCCGCACGGACTACTGGCTGGGCCAGCAGGGCCGGCTCACGCACCCGGTCGTCAAGCGCGCCGGCTCCGACCACTACGAGGCCATCTCGTGGGACGACGCCTTCGCGCTCGTGGCGGACCGCCTGGCCGGGCTCGGCAGCCCCGACGAGGCCGTCTTCTACACGTCGGGCCGCACGAGCAACGAGGCCGCGTTCCTCTACCAGACGATGATCCGCGCCTACGGCACGAACAACCTGCCCGACTGCTCGAACATGTGCCACGAGTCCACCTCCGTGGCGCTCGCCGAGACGATCGGCATCGGCAAGGGCAGCGTCAGCCTCAAGGACGTCCAGGAGGCCGGGCTCGTCGTCATCGCCGGCCAGAACCCGGGCACCAACCACCCGCGCATGCTGTCCGCGCTGGAGATCGCCAAGAAGAACGGCGCGAAGATCCTCGCCGTCAACCCGCTGCCCGAGACCGGGCTCATGGGCTTCAAGAACCCGCAGCACGTGGGCGGCGTCGTCAAGGGCGTCGACCTGGCCGACGAGTACCTGCCGATCCGCATCGGCGGCGACATGGCGCTGTGGCAGGCCGTCGGGCACCTCCTGCTGCGCTGGGACTCCGAGTCCCGGGCCGCCGGCGGCCCCGGCGTCGTCGACCACGACTTCCTCGCGCAGCACACCGTCGGGTTCGAGTCCTACGCCGAGGGCGTGCGCGACCTCGACTGGGACCTCGTCGACCGCGCCACGGGCCTCTCCCGCGAGCAGGTCGTCCGCGCCGCCGAGATGTTCCGCGACTCCCCCGCCACGGTCGTCTGCTGGGCCATGGGCGTCACGCAGCACCGGCACGCGGTCGCGACGATCAAGGAGATCGTCAACGTCTGCATGCTCAAGGGCGACATCGGCCGTCCCGGCGCCGGGCTCTGCCCCGTCCGCGGCCACTCGAACGTCCAGGGCGACCGGACGATGGGCATCTGGGAGAAGGTCCCCGACCACTTCCTCGACGCGCTGGGCGAGGAGTTCGGCTTCGAGCCGCCCCGCAAGCACGGCCACGACACGGTCGACTCCATCCGGGCGCTTCGCGACGGCGAGGCGCACGTCTTCTTCGCCATGGGCGGCAATTTCGTCGCCGCGGCGCCGGACACGGACGTCGTCGAGGCGGCCATGCGCAAGGCCCGCCTGACGGTGCAGGTCTCGACCAAGCTCAACCACTCGCACGCGGTCTGCGGCGAGGAGGCGCTCATCCTCCCCGTCCTCGGCCGCACCGAGCGCGACCTCACCGGCGGGCGCGAGCAGGCCATCACGGTCGAGGACTCCATGTCCGCCGTCCACGCGTCCCGGGGCCGGCTGGCCCCCGCCAGCCCGCACCTGCGCAGCGAGGTCGACGTCGTCTGCTCGCTGGGCGAGGCCCTGGCCGCGCGGCTCGCGGACCGCCCCGGCGCCGGGAACGGCGCCGCGCTGGCGGGCATCGACTGGGCGGGCTTCCGCAGCGACTACACGAACGTCCGGCGCTCCATCGCCCGGGTCGTGCCCAGCGCGGCCGCCTACGCCGAGAAGGTCGAGCGCCCGGGTGGCTTCGTCCTGCCGCACCCGCCGCGCGACTCGCGCACCTTCCCCACGAAGGAGGGCAAGGCCGTCATGACGACGAGCCCGCTCGACCTGCTCGAGGTGCCCGAGGGCAAGCTGCTCCTGCAGACGCTGCGCAGCCACGACCAGTTCAACACGACGATCTACGGCCTCGACGACCGCTACCGCGGCATCAAGCTGGCCCGCCGCGTCGTCATGATGAACGAGGCCGACATCGCCGCCCACGGCCTCGTCGACGGCCAGGTCGTCGACATCGCCAGCCACTGGGAGGGCGAGGACGACCGCTGGGCGCGCGACTTCCGTGTCGTCGCCTACCCCACGCCGGTCGGCTGCGTCGCCTCGTACTACCCGGAGAGCAACCCGCTCGTGCCGCTGTCCTCGACGGCCGAGGGCAGCAACTCCCCGACGTCGAAGAGCGTCGTCGTCTCCCTGCACCCGGCCCGCTCCGGCGGCCGCCACCAGGGCACCGACGGCGAGATGCGCGACACCGGCGACTCCATGGACGGGCACGCCCGCCGGGACGACGTCCAGCCCCACGTCCCCAGCTGA
- a CDS encoding MFS transporter small subunit: protein MSSSTPAAAEPGAHDPSPSTQRVMVAVGWVVAGLPLAYGLVQTVRRASALFTG from the coding sequence ATGAGCAGCAGCACCCCCGCGGCCGCCGAGCCCGGCGCCCACGACCCGTCGCCGTCCACCCAGCGCGTCATGGTGGCCGTCGGCTGGGTCGTCGCCGGCCTCCCGCTGGCCTACGGCCTCGTCCAGACGGTGCGCCGCGCGTCGGCGCTCTTCACCGGCTGA
- a CDS encoding OFA family MFS transporter has protein sequence MPSFLQRSRTVAGPGFNRWIIPPAALAVHLCIGQVYATSVYKQALVDHFDTSQTAIGVVFSIAIVMLGLSAAVFGTWVDRNGPRAAMFVSACCWTAGFLVGSAGIATGQLWLLYLGYGVIGGIGLGIGYISPVSTLIKWFPDRPGLATGMAIMGFGGGALVASPLSNQLLTAYSGGDIADVDGSAVARLFLTLGVVYFVVMMFGVFTVRVAPPDYAPAGFDPSTVKKKALVTTSNVSAANAIKAPQFWLLWVVLFCNVTAGIGILEQASPMIQDFFRDGTTSAITAVAAGGFVGLLSLGNMAGRFVWSSTSDIIGRKRIYMVYLGVGAVLYATLALAGQTSTALFVLLALVILSFYGGGFATIPAYLRDLFGTYQVGAIHGRLLTAWAAAGVAGPLIVNRFLDARGEPGSLVAADYRPALLTMVVLLVVGFVANLLVRPVSSALHEPETPAAPTATGAGAPSTTGRRG, from the coding sequence CTGCCCAGCTTCCTCCAGCGATCCCGCACCGTCGCGGGCCCTGGCTTCAACCGGTGGATCATCCCGCCGGCCGCGCTCGCCGTGCACCTGTGCATCGGCCAGGTCTACGCGACCAGCGTCTACAAGCAGGCCCTCGTCGACCACTTCGACACGAGCCAGACCGCGATCGGCGTGGTCTTCTCCATCGCCATCGTCATGCTCGGCCTGTCGGCCGCCGTCTTCGGCACCTGGGTCGACCGCAACGGCCCCCGCGCCGCCATGTTCGTCTCCGCCTGCTGCTGGACGGCGGGCTTCCTCGTCGGCTCGGCCGGCATCGCCACCGGGCAGCTGTGGCTGCTGTACCTCGGGTACGGCGTCATCGGCGGCATCGGGCTCGGCATCGGCTACATCTCGCCGGTCTCGACCCTCATCAAGTGGTTCCCGGACCGCCCGGGCCTCGCCACCGGCATGGCCATCATGGGCTTCGGCGGCGGCGCCCTCGTGGCGAGCCCGCTGTCCAACCAGCTGCTCACCGCCTACAGCGGCGGCGACATCGCGGACGTCGACGGCAGCGCCGTCGCGCGGCTGTTCCTCACGCTGGGCGTCGTCTACTTCGTCGTCATGATGTTCGGCGTCTTCACCGTCCGCGTCGCGCCGCCGGACTACGCGCCCGCCGGCTTCGACCCCTCCACGGTCAAGAAGAAGGCTCTCGTCACGACGTCGAACGTCTCCGCCGCCAACGCCATCAAGGCGCCGCAGTTCTGGCTGCTGTGGGTCGTGCTCTTCTGCAACGTCACCGCGGGCATCGGCATCCTCGAGCAGGCCTCGCCGATGATCCAGGACTTCTTCCGCGACGGGACGACCTCCGCCATCACGGCGGTCGCGGCCGGCGGCTTCGTCGGCCTCCTGTCGCTCGGCAACATGGCCGGGCGCTTCGTCTGGAGCTCGACGAGCGACATCATCGGGCGCAAGCGGATCTACATGGTCTACCTCGGCGTCGGCGCCGTCCTCTACGCGACGCTCGCCCTCGCCGGCCAGACGTCGACGGCGCTCTTCGTCCTCCTCGCGCTCGTCATCCTGTCCTTCTACGGCGGCGGCTTCGCGACCATCCCGGCGTACCTGCGCGACCTCTTCGGCACCTACCAGGTCGGCGCCATCCACGGCCGGCTCCTGACCGCGTGGGCGGCGGCCGGCGTGGCCGGGCCCCTCATCGTCAACCGCTTCCTCGACGCCCGCGGCGAGCCCGGCTCGCTCGTGGCCGCCGACTACCGGCCCGCCCTGCTGACGATGGTCGTCCTGCTCGTCGTCGGCTTCGTCGCCAACCTGCTCGTGCGCCCCGTCTCCAGCGCGCTGCACGAGCCCGAGACGCCCGCCGCCCCCACCGCCACCGGTGCGGGCGCCCCGTCCACGACCGGCCGTCGCGGCTGA
- the pcrA gene encoding DNA helicase PcrA has product MDALFDDLPLPGLRPRGSGPAAVRPPAATGAAAVRERLQAARGGGPAEPPRTGPGSPRALALLEGLNPPQRAAVLHEGGPLLLVAGAGSGKTRVLTHRIAYLLAARGVRPGEVLAITFTNKAAAEMRERVEQLVGPAARAMWVSTFHSACVRILRREATAVGLRSSFSIYDAADSQRLMALVCRELDLDPKRHPPRSFTAQVSNLKNELVDDETYASRVAAEGTPAEKVLAEAYRIYTARLRQANALDFDDIIMLTVNVLQAFPDVAQAYRRRFRHVLVDEYQDTNHAQYVLVRELVGGAVHGAEAERGGDGADAALPPSELTVVGDADQSIYAFRGASIRNIEEFEQDYPDATTILLEQNYRSTQTILTAANTVIARNPDRRPKNLWTAAGQGEPVVGYVADTEHDEAAFVAEEVDRLSDRHGVRPGDVAVFYRTNAQSRALEEVFVRTGLPYKVVGGTRFYERREVKDALAYLRVLANPTDTVNLRRILNVPKRGIGDRAEASLAVLAERERIPFAAALGLAEDAPGLATRSLAAVVRFREMLEELRTVVEGGAGPAAVLEAVLDRTGYVEELRASRDPQDESRLENLAELVAVAGEYETANPEGSLGDFLEQVSLVADADEIPDEPGEGAHPDDREAARKAADQGVVTLMTLHTAKGLEFPVVFLTGMEEGVFPHQRSLTDPTELAEERRLAYVGLTRARERLYVSRAAVRTAWGQPQYNPASRFLDDVPPDLLDWRRGASSAVSPSATPAVARLATRPGVRSPGNREVVHLEGGDRVTHDAFGLGTVVRVDGSGDKAVAHVDFGDQGVKRLLLRYAPVEKL; this is encoded by the coding sequence ATGGACGCCCTCTTCGACGACCTCCCCCTGCCCGGCCTGCGACCCCGCGGCTCCGGTCCCGCCGCCGTGCGCCCGCCCGCCGCGACGGGGGCGGCGGCCGTCCGCGAGCGGCTGCAGGCGGCCCGCGGCGGCGGCCCGGCGGAGCCGCCGCGCACCGGGCCGGGGTCCCCCCGGGCGCTGGCCCTCCTCGAGGGGCTCAACCCGCCGCAGCGCGCCGCGGTGCTGCACGAGGGCGGGCCGCTGCTCCTCGTCGCCGGCGCCGGCTCGGGCAAGACCCGGGTGCTCACCCACCGCATCGCCTACCTGCTGGCGGCGCGGGGCGTGCGACCGGGCGAGGTCCTCGCCATCACCTTCACCAACAAGGCCGCCGCCGAGATGCGCGAGCGGGTCGAGCAGCTCGTCGGCCCGGCGGCCCGGGCCATGTGGGTGTCGACCTTCCACTCCGCCTGCGTGCGCATCCTGCGCCGCGAGGCCACGGCGGTGGGGCTGCGCAGCAGCTTCTCCATCTACGACGCGGCGGACAGCCAGCGCCTCATGGCCCTCGTGTGCCGCGAGCTGGACCTCGACCCCAAGCGGCACCCCCCGCGGTCCTTCACCGCCCAGGTGTCCAACCTCAAGAACGAGCTCGTCGACGACGAGACGTACGCCTCCCGCGTGGCCGCCGAGGGGACGCCCGCGGAGAAGGTGCTGGCCGAGGCCTACCGGATCTACACGGCCCGGCTGCGGCAGGCCAACGCCCTCGACTTCGACGACATCATCATGCTCACGGTCAACGTGCTGCAGGCCTTCCCCGACGTCGCGCAGGCCTACCGGCGTCGCTTCCGCCACGTCCTCGTCGACGAGTACCAGGACACCAACCACGCCCAGTACGTGCTCGTCCGCGAGCTCGTGGGCGGGGCCGTCCACGGCGCGGAGGCCGAGCGCGGGGGCGACGGCGCCGACGCGGCGCTGCCGCCGTCGGAGCTGACGGTCGTCGGCGACGCGGACCAGTCGATCTACGCCTTCCGCGGCGCCTCGATCCGCAACATCGAGGAGTTCGAGCAGGACTACCCCGACGCGACGACGATCCTGCTCGAGCAGAACTACCGCTCGACGCAGACGATCCTCACGGCGGCCAACACCGTCATCGCGCGCAACCCCGACCGCCGGCCCAAGAACCTCTGGACGGCGGCCGGGCAGGGCGAGCCCGTCGTCGGCTACGTCGCGGACACCGAGCACGACGAGGCGGCCTTCGTGGCCGAGGAGGTCGACCGGCTCTCGGACCGGCACGGCGTCCGGCCCGGCGACGTCGCCGTGTTCTACCGGACCAACGCCCAGTCCCGGGCGCTGGAGGAGGTCTTCGTCCGCACCGGCCTGCCGTACAAGGTCGTCGGCGGCACGCGCTTCTACGAGCGGCGCGAGGTCAAGGACGCGCTGGCGTACCTGCGGGTGCTGGCCAACCCCACCGACACCGTCAACCTCCGGCGCATCCTCAACGTGCCGAAGCGCGGCATCGGGGACCGGGCCGAGGCGTCCCTCGCCGTCCTCGCCGAGCGCGAGCGCATCCCCTTCGCCGCCGCCCTCGGCCTCGCCGAGGACGCGCCCGGCCTCGCCACGCGGAGCCTCGCGGCCGTCGTCCGCTTCCGCGAGATGCTCGAGGAGCTCCGCACCGTCGTCGAGGGCGGCGCCGGCCCGGCCGCGGTCCTCGAGGCGGTGCTCGACCGCACCGGCTACGTCGAGGAGCTGCGCGCCAGCCGGGACCCGCAGGACGAGTCACGCCTGGAGAACCTCGCCGAGCTCGTCGCCGTCGCCGGCGAGTACGAGACGGCCAACCCCGAGGGCTCCCTCGGCGACTTCCTCGAGCAGGTCTCCCTCGTCGCCGACGCGGACGAGATCCCCGACGAGCCGGGGGAGGGCGCGCACCCCGACGACCGGGAGGCGGCGCGGAAGGCCGCCGACCAGGGCGTCGTCACGCTCATGACGCTGCACACGGCCAAGGGGCTGGAGTTCCCCGTCGTCTTCCTCACCGGCATGGAGGAGGGCGTCTTCCCGCACCAGCGCTCGCTGACCGACCCGACCGAGCTGGCCGAGGAGCGACGCCTCGCCTACGTGGGCCTCACCCGGGCCCGCGAGCGGCTCTACGTCTCGCGCGCCGCCGTCCGCACGGCCTGGGGCCAGCCGCAGTACAACCCCGCGAGCCGCTTCCTCGACGACGTCCCCCCGGACCTCCTCGACTGGCGCCGCGGCGCCTCCAGCGCGGTGTCCCCGTCGGCGACGCCGGCGGTCGCCCGCCTCGCCACCCGCCCCGGGGTCCGCTCGCCGGGCAACCGCGAGGTCGTCCACCTCGAGGGCGGCGACCGCGTCACCCACGACGCCTTCGGCCTCGGCACGGTCGTCCGCGTCGACGGCTCCGGCGACAAGGCGGTGGCGCACGTCGACTTCGGCGACCAGGGCGTCAAGCGCCTGCTCCTGCGCTACGCCCCCGTCGAGAAGCTCTGA
- a CDS encoding NUDIX hydrolase encodes MTDPAPEPARVSAAPADEQAVRRQRVAAYVLCRRGGTVLLTRLSPGTPRPGVWTLPGGGLEHGEHPRVGAHREAQEETGLEVVVGEVLDVGSTHFTGRSPAGRLEDFHGISVVFSATTEDTREPEVLDVGGTSDAAAWVPVADVEAGRVVVGDVVAMALDAAARTAPTA; translated from the coding sequence GTGACCGACCCCGCGCCCGAGCCCGCCCGCGTCAGCGCCGCCCCCGCCGACGAGCAGGCCGTGCGTCGTCAGCGGGTGGCGGCCTACGTGCTGTGCCGGCGCGGCGGCACCGTGCTGCTGACCCGCCTGTCGCCCGGGACGCCCCGGCCCGGTGTCTGGACGCTGCCCGGCGGCGGCCTCGAGCACGGCGAGCACCCGCGGGTCGGCGCGCACCGCGAGGCGCAGGAGGAGACGGGCCTCGAGGTCGTCGTCGGCGAGGTCCTCGACGTGGGCTCGACCCACTTCACGGGCCGCTCGCCCGCGGGCCGGCTGGAGGACTTCCACGGCATCTCGGTGGTCTTCTCCGCGACCACCGAGGACACCCGCGAGCCCGAGGTGCTGGACGTCGGGGGGACGTCCGACGCGGCGGCGTGGGTCCCCGTGGCCGACGTCGAGGCCGGCCGGGTCGTCGTCGGCGACGTCGTGGCCATGGCGCTGGACGCGGCGGCCCGGACGGCCCCGACCGCCTGA
- a CDS encoding NUDIX hydrolase gives MPPSAPAPLRRRAYVLALRVFRALPAPARRGLVRAGTPGFTVGAVVAVTHGSDVLFLRQPHRVGWSLPGGLLDRGERPAEGVVREVREETGLDVEVGLPVATAVDARVRRVDVVYRLRVDERPRVAVGGEAQGFRWIALDELRDADDSTRAIVRVLQQSDRPGCYDGRVLPR, from the coding sequence ATGCCCCCGTCCGCCCCCGCCCCGCTGCGACGCCGCGCCTACGTCCTGGCCCTGCGCGTCTTCCGGGCGCTGCCGGCCCCCGCACGGCGCGGCCTCGTCCGGGCCGGCACGCCCGGGTTCACCGTGGGCGCCGTCGTGGCCGTGACGCACGGGTCGGACGTCCTCTTCCTCCGCCAGCCCCACCGGGTGGGGTGGAGCCTCCCCGGCGGCCTGCTCGACCGCGGCGAGCGCCCGGCCGAGGGCGTCGTGCGGGAGGTGCGCGAGGAGACCGGCCTCGACGTCGAGGTGGGCCTGCCCGTCGCGACGGCCGTCGACGCCCGGGTGCGCCGCGTCGACGTCGTCTACCGGCTCCGCGTCGACGAGCGGCCCCGCGTGGCGGTCGGGGGCGAGGCCCAGGGCTTCCGGTGGATCGCCCTCGACGAGCTGCGGGACGCCGACGACTCGACCCGCGCCATCGTCCGGGTGCTGCAGCAGTCCGACCGGCCGGGCTGCTACGACGGCCGGGTCCTCCCCCGCTGA
- a CDS encoding nucleotidyltransferase family protein, with protein sequence MGPHLAGVVLAAGAGTRLRPLTDLRPKALCPVGGTPLLHHALDRLRPALPATGDAEALLAVNAHAHADQVGAVVRGGPAPLAHLQREREALGTAGALGALRGWLDGRDVVLTNADAWLPAGLDGLLDGWDGERARLLVAPAADGHGDPLAAPGTRPGGPVRYVGACLLPWRLVRDLAPVPTGLFEVVWRPERDAGRLDLVRTEQAAVDCGTPARYLAANLAASGGTTVVGAGARVDGTAERCVVWDGAVVERGEHLVGVVRAEGGGRRLTVGG encoded by the coding sequence GTGGGCCCCCACCTCGCGGGCGTCGTCCTCGCCGCCGGCGCCGGCACCCGCCTCCGGCCCCTGACGGACCTGCGTCCCAAGGCCCTGTGCCCCGTCGGCGGGACCCCGCTCCTGCACCACGCGCTCGACCGCCTCCGTCCCGCGCTGCCCGCGACGGGCGACGCCGAGGCCCTCCTCGCCGTCAACGCGCACGCCCACGCCGACCAGGTCGGGGCCGTGGTGCGGGGCGGCCCGGCACCGCTCGCCCACCTGCAGCGCGAGCGCGAGGCCCTCGGCACGGCCGGGGCGCTCGGCGCGCTGCGGGGCTGGCTGGACGGGCGCGACGTCGTCCTCACCAACGCCGACGCCTGGCTGCCCGCCGGCCTCGACGGGCTCCTCGACGGCTGGGACGGCGAGCGCGCCCGCCTGCTCGTCGCCCCCGCGGCGGACGGCCACGGCGACCCGCTGGCCGCGCCCGGCACACGGCCGGGGGGCCCCGTCCGCTACGTCGGCGCCTGCCTCCTGCCGTGGCGTCTCGTGCGCGACCTCGCCCCCGTGCCGACCGGCCTCTTCGAGGTGGTGTGGCGCCCGGAGCGCGACGCGGGCCGGCTCGACCTCGTCCGCACGGAGCAGGCGGCGGTGGACTGCGGCACGCCCGCGCGCTACCTCGCCGCCAACCTGGCGGCGTCCGGCGGGACGACCGTCGTCGGCGCGGGCGCCCGGGTGGACGGCACGGCGGAGCGGTGCGTCGTCTGGGACGGCGCCGTGGTCGAGCGGGGCGAGCACCTCGTCGGCGTGGTCCGGGCCGAGGGCGGGGGCCGTCGCCTCACCGTCGGCGGCTGA